One Ranitomeya imitator isolate aRanImi1 chromosome 1, aRanImi1.pri, whole genome shotgun sequence DNA window includes the following coding sequences:
- the LOC138637827 gene encoding piggyBac transposable element-derived protein 4-like — MARKQYDSSKPLHLEEMKIFLLEDDEEEPAVTEDLEESSDISSEDEVAECNTDSGTEQDGDDTDTEETDTDLAYYLGKDKNTKWNKMAPKNKQRRESHNIITHLPGVIGSARKAKTAVECWSNLITDSMLETIVRFTNQYIDTIKEQFSRERDIKNTDVIELRAFIGLLYLAGAFRANRQSLEELWGTDGDGIEKFSLVMNLKRFKVLIRCLRFDDRSTRTERKGYDRFAPIRDIFQQFIMNCQKSYCPGQNLTIGEMLPGFRGRCGFRQYIPSKPNKYGIKIFAMVDARMMYTMNMEVYCGRQPPGPFNVSNKPSDVVKRFAEPMFGSGRNITADNWFTDFDLIDFLKTKKLSYVGTVRKNKRQLPPDFLYTKGKQQYSTMFGFSNGKILVSYIPRERKNVILVSSLHNDYTIDPESGELRKPEIITFYNLTKSGVDTADQMCGNFNVSRNTKCWPMVIFFTMLNVGGINSQVIYLGNELKQMRRRMYLKQLANELVSGELSLRSTKTVGMPLALQHRLKRYRPKDVPEQTPTLPPSKRRSCTTCSFVSGFRRLSKYDCKICKESICLSHATFVCQPCFSKCTCAASAAIETTEDE; from the coding sequence ATGGCCAGAAAACAGTATGATTCATCTAAACCCCTTCATTTAGAAGAAATGAAGATTTTTTTGTTAGAAGATGATGAGGAAGAACCAGCAGTAACTGAGGATTTAGAGGAATCTAGTGACATTTCATCTGAAGATGAGGTAGCAGAATGtaacactgattctggaacagagcAGGATGGTGATGACACTGATACAGAGGAAACAGACACAGATCTAGCTTATTATTTGGGCAAAGATAAAAATACAAAGTGGAACAAAATGGCACCCAAGAACAAACAGCGCAGAGAATCCCACAATATTATTACACACCTTCCTGGAGTTATTGGAAGTGCTAGAAAAGCTAAAACTGCAGTGGAATGTTGGAGTAATCTAATTACAGATAGCATGTTGGAAACTATTGTTCGGTTCACTAACCAGTATATTGACACAATCAAAGAGCAATTCTCCAGAGAGAGGGACATCAAAAACACTGATGTAATTGAACTCAGGGCATTTATTGGCTTGTTATACCTAGCTGGTGCTTTCAGAGCAAATAGGCAAAGTTTGGAGGAGCTGTGGGGGACAGACGGTGATGGCATCGAAAAATTCAGCCTTGTGATGAATCTGAAACGATTCAAAGTCCTGATCCGTTGCCTCCGTTTCGATGATCGAAGTACCCGGACAGAACGAAAAGGTTATGACCGGTTTGCACCAATTCGGGACATATTTCAACAATTTATTATGAATTGTCAAAAAAGCTATTGCCCGGGGCAAAACCTCACTATTGGTGAGATGCTTCCAGGTTTCCGTGGAAGATGTGGTTTTCGGCAATATATACCAtcgaagccaaacaaatatggaattaaaatttttgccatggtTGATGCAAGGATGATGTACACTATGAACATGGAAGTTTATTGTGGAAGACAGCCACCAGGTCCTTTCAATGTGAGCAACAAGCCTAGTGATGTGGTAAAGAGATTTGCTGAGCCAATGTTTGGATCTGGTCGAAATATCACTGCTGACAACTGGTTTACTGACTTTGATCTGATTGATTTTTTAAAAACGaaaaagctgtcatatgtgggaactgttagAAAAAACAAAAGGCAGTTGCCGCCAGATTTTCTATATACAAAAGGCAAACAACAGTATAGCACTATGTTTGGGTTCAGTAATGGAAAGATTTTAGTTTCTTACATCCCACGCgagaggaaaaatgtgattttggtCTCTTCATTACATAATGATTACACCATTGATCCAGAGTCTGGGGAGCTAAGGAAACCAGAAATCATAACTTTTTATAATTTGACCAAAAGCGGCGTTGACACTGCTGACCAAATGTGTGGCAATTTCAATGTAAGTCGAAATACCAAATGCTGGCCGATGGTAATCTTCTTTACAATGCTGAATGTGGGTGGCATCAACTCACAAGTAATTTACCTCGGTAATGAACTTAAACAAATGCGCAGAAGAATGTACCTAAAACAATTGGCTAATGAACTGGTGAGTGGAGAGCTAAGCCTAAGAAGTACAAAGACGGTTGGAATGCCCCTTGCCCTGCAACACCGGTTGAAGAGATATCGTCCCAAGGACGTTCCAGAACAAACACCGACTCTACCACCTTCTAAAAGACGCAGTTGTACTACCTGCTCATTTGTATCTGGTTTCAGAAGGCTTTCTAAATATGACTGCAAAATATGTAAAGAATCAATCTGCCTTTCCCATGCAACTTTCGTCTGCCAGCCTTGCTTTTCTAAGTGTACCTGTGCTGCTTCTGCTGCAATTGAAACCACTGAAGATGAGTAG